Sequence from the Corallococcus sp. EGB genome:
GCGGGACACGCGGGCCTCTTCGGCACCGCCGTGGACGTGGCCCGCTTCGGACAGGCCGTGCTGGAGGGCGCCGCGGGCCGGCACTCCGCGATTGCCCCTGGCCCCCTGTGGCATCGCGCGCTCGCCACCGACCCGTTGGTGGAGGGCAGCACCCGCTCCATGGGCTTCGACTCTCCGTCGAAGGGCCATTCCAGCGCGGGCCGCTTCATTGGCGACACGCCTCCGGGCGCGGTGGGCCACCTGGGCTTCACCGGCACCAGCCTCTGGGTGGACCTGAGGCGGTCGCTCGTCGTCGCGCTCATCACCAACCGCGTGGTCCAGGGCCGTCAGGACCTGCGCATCCGCGACTTCCGCCCCGCCTTCCACGAGCTCGTCGTGGAGGCGCTCGACCTCCACGTCCTCCCCTGAGGAAACCGCAGCATGGCTGACGACAACGGCAACGTCCTCGACACCCTCGACCCGAAGTCCGTGCGCCGCATCCACCTGGTGGGTGTGGCCGGCACCGGCATGGGCTCCTTCGCCGGCATGCTCAAGGCCGCCGGCTACGACGTCACCGGCAGCGACGAGAACGTCTACCCGCCCATGAGCGACATGCTCCGGACGTGGGGCATCCCCGTCAGCACGCCCTACGCGCCCGCCAACCTGGACTCGGCCAAGCCGGACCTGGTCATCATCGGCAACGTCATCCGCCGCGTGAACCCGGAGGCCACCGCCGTGCGCGAGCGCGGCCTCCCGCAGATGAGCTTCCCCGCCGCCCTGGGCACGCTCTTCCTGGACCGCTCGCACTCCGTCGTCGTCGCCGGCACGCACGGCAAGACGACGACGTCCTCGCTCATGGCCCACGTGCTGGTGGCCGCGGGCAGGGACCCCAGCTTCCTCGTGGGCGGCGTCACCCAGAACTACGCGGGCAACTACCGCGTGGGGAAGGGCCCGCACTTCGTCGTCGAAGGCGACGAGTACGACACCGCCTACTGGGACAAGGGCTCCAAGTTCCTCCACTACCGCCCGCGCACCGCCATCGTCACCAGCGTGGAGTTCGACCACGCGGACATCTTCCGCGACCTGCCCCACTACGAGGCCACCTTCGACAAGTTCGTGCGCCTGGTGCCCGGGGACGGCCAGCTCGTCGTCTGCGCCGCGTACCCCAACGCCGTGCGCATCGCGCGTGGGGGCACCGCGCCCGTCGTCACCTACGTGGCCAGGGAGGGCGCGGACGCGGACTACACGCCGAAGCACCTCGCCTTCGGCCCGAAGGGCGCGCGCTTCAACGTCATCGAGAAGGGCCAGGACCTGGGCGCCGTGACGCTGCCCCTGTCCGGCGCGCACAACGTGGAGAACGCGCTCGCGGTCATCGCCGCCGCGCGCGGCCTGGGCCTCACGTTCGCTGAAATCCAGCAGGGCCTGTCCACCTTCCAGGGCGTGAAGCGCCGCCAGGAGGTGCGCGGCGAGGTGGATGGCATCCTCGTGGTGGACGACTTCGCGCACCACCCCACCGCCGTGCGGGAGACCATCGCCGCCATCCGCCACCGCTACCCGGACCGGCGCCTGTGGGCCATCTTCGAGCCGCGCTCCAACACCAGCCGCCGCAACATCCACCAGGAGGACTACGCGCACGCCTTCCCCGGCGCCACGCGCGCCAGCCTCAAGGTGCCCGAGCGCCACGACAAGGTGCCCGAGGGCGAGGAGCTCAACGTCCCCAGGCTCATCGAAGCGCTGAAGGGCCAGGGCATCGCCGCGGACGGCGCCACCGACGTGCAGGCGCTGGTGGACCGCGTCGCTTCCGAGGCGAAGGCCGGCGACGTGCTGCTCGTCATGAGCAACGGCTCCTTCGGGGGCTTCATCGACAAGCTGCTCACCGCCCTGAAGACCCGGGCGGGGAAGGGGGCCTGAAGCCATGCGCCGTCCGTTCCTCCTCTCGCTGGGCGCCCTGGCGTTCACCCTGGGCTGCGCCATGCCGTCCTCCTCGTCGCTGCCGCCGCTCACGGACCGCACCAGCGACGCTCCGCGCTCCAGCGCCTCCGCCCTCAAGTCGTCGAACCAGGCTCCGGGACAGCCGCTCGTCTTCCAGGTGAAGCGCTACCCGGACAACTCGACGTATGACCTGAAGAGCGACCGGGGACAGGTCGTCCTGCTGGACGTGTGGGCCACGTGGTGCGAGCCCTGCCGGGACGCGCTGCCCATGTACGCGCAGCTCCAGAAGGAGTACGGCGCGCGCGGGCTGAAGGTCTACGCGCTCAACGTGGACGAGGACGTGCGCGCCATTCCGCCCTTCCTGGAGGAGGCGAAGGTGGAGCTGCCCGTCCTCCTGGACTCCAACGCGCTGGTGGCCGAGAGCTTGCTGAAGGTGCGGCTGATGCCCACCACCTTCCTGATTGACCGCAAGGGCGTCATCCGGCACGTGCACGAGGGCTTCGCCGAGGAGTTCCTCCAG
This genomic interval carries:
- the mpl gene encoding UDP-N-acetylmuramate:L-alanyl-gamma-D-glutamyl-meso-diaminopimelate ligase; the protein is MADDNGNVLDTLDPKSVRRIHLVGVAGTGMGSFAGMLKAAGYDVTGSDENVYPPMSDMLRTWGIPVSTPYAPANLDSAKPDLVIIGNVIRRVNPEATAVRERGLPQMSFPAALGTLFLDRSHSVVVAGTHGKTTTSSLMAHVLVAAGRDPSFLVGGVTQNYAGNYRVGKGPHFVVEGDEYDTAYWDKGSKFLHYRPRTAIVTSVEFDHADIFRDLPHYEATFDKFVRLVPGDGQLVVCAAYPNAVRIARGGTAPVVTYVAREGADADYTPKHLAFGPKGARFNVIEKGQDLGAVTLPLSGAHNVENALAVIAAARGLGLTFAEIQQGLSTFQGVKRRQEVRGEVDGILVVDDFAHHPTAVRETIAAIRHRYPDRRLWAIFEPRSNTSRRNIHQEDYAHAFPGATRASLKVPERHDKVPEGEELNVPRLIEALKGQGIAADGATDVQALVDRVASEAKAGDVLLVMSNGSFGGFIDKLLTALKTRAGKGA
- a CDS encoding TlpA disulfide reductase family protein: MRRPFLLSLGALAFTLGCAMPSSSSLPPLTDRTSDAPRSSASALKSSNQAPGQPLVFQVKRYPDNSTYDLKSDRGQVVLLDVWATWCEPCRDALPMYAQLQKEYGARGLKVYALNVDEDVRAIPPFLEEAKVELPVLLDSNALVAESLLKVRLMPTTFLIDRKGVIRHVHEGFAEEFLQQFQTEIEKLLAEPAS